One window of the Tachypleus tridentatus isolate NWPU-2018 chromosome 10, ASM421037v1, whole genome shotgun sequence genome contains the following:
- the LOC143229079 gene encoding uncharacterized protein LOC143229079 gives MLWYLTWKVVKRTFELFIPSEEKAYVFFCNSKPPTVIVILQSGRIHVLTYLNSTLEWQQTCIGYLIKPQQHVKDDSVHSSVKYEEVNIECAWLCQTRNELLWCESKQTKRGHVIFSLCKQSLTTIIRNDLNVDLSKYTQVLMKSPGMFEIHESLDTLFIFLCSPVPSGCFFVMNSYSKLQLLNVYGENLWSSNYICVLDITDFFKSNLNIITRINTSVVRVTSDKINDRICLLTSKNELILLNSSGDNCGKVNIYLKNQVLLEDIKDCFSLCGWLFCIVQSSVLSVFDMDSGEFLHELDLSGDVPIGFCYYDNKYKIWGYYSTKKICVLKLNTPNQLLISKCPRYQKLLFMVHQHEIQLLTFIQYVISGKLCASELPRQLPASKFLQSKAVLLALLQYNREWNSNTCTSTEKALMEMVNESWPEIKTRLSIALKPLVECYLQVEEGRKRLFV, from the coding sequence TGGAAAGTTGTCAAAAGAACGTTTGAACTTTTCATACCTTCAGAAGAAAAGGCTTACGTATTTTTCTGTAATAGTAAACCACCAACCGTCATTGTGATTTTGCAAAGTGGGAGAATTCATGTTTTAACTTATCTAAATAGTACTCTTGAATGGCAACAGACTTGTATTGGGTATCTTATTAAACCACAACAGCATGTGAAAGATGATTCTGTACATTCTTCTGTAAAATATGAAGAAGTTAATATTGAATGTGCATGGTTATGTCAAACTCGAAATGAGTTATTGTGGTgtgaaagcaaacaaacaaagagaggACATGTCATTTTTTCCTTATGCAAACAAAGTTTAACCACTATTATCAGAAATGACCTTAATGTAGACTTGTCAAAATACACACAAGTTCTCATGAAATCACCAGGTATGTTTGAAATCCATGAATCATTAgacactttgtttatttttctgtgcaGCCCAGTgccttctggttgtttttttgTGATGAACTCTTATTCCAAACTGCAGTTATTGAATGTTTATGGAGAAAACCTTTGGAGTAGCAACTACATATGTGTCCTGGAtataacagatttttttaaaagtaatttgaacATTATAACAAGAATTAACACCTCAGTTGTACGTGTGACaagtgataaaataaatgataGGATATGTTTGCTAACATCAAAAAATGAACTTATTTTGTTGAATTCCTCTGGGGACAACTGTGGAAAAgtgaacatttatttaaagaatcAAGTTCTTTTGGAAGACATAAAGGACTGCTTTAGTTTATGTGGGTGGTTATTTTGTATAGTACAGTCATCAGTACTATCTGTTTTTGACATGGATTCTGGTGAGTTTTTACATGAATTAGATTTAAGTGGAGATGTCCCTATAGGATTTTgttattatgataataaatataaaatctgGGGTTATTATAGTACAAAAAAAATATGTGTCTTGAAGTTGAACACTCCAAATCAGTTATTAATTTCCAAATGTCCTCGGTACCAGAAACTCCTTTTCATGGTGCATCAACATGAAATTCAGTTGCTGACATTTATTCAATATGTTATCAGTGGCAAATTGTGTGCTTCTGAACTACCTAGACAGTTACCTGCATCAAAATTTCTTCAAAGCAAAGCAGTATTATTAGCATTGTTGCAGTACAACAGAGAGTGGAATTCAAACACTTGCACCTCAACAGAAAAAGCTCTAATGGAAATGGTGAATGAATCTTGGCCAGAAATTAAGACTAGACTGAGCATAGCCTTGAAACCACTAGTAGAATGTTATTTGCAAGTTGAAGAAGGGAGAAAAAGACTATTtgtctaa